A region of the Anaerolineae bacterium genome:
TTCATCCGCCGAATCACGGGCAGTTCGTAGTAACGTACCCCGGCATATTCTTGCTCCAATTGCTCGGCAAATGGAAGCCACGTATCCACCTGGCGTTGCTGCCATTGCTGAAAAGCAACCAACGCAATCACCAATTCACCGGCAAAATCTTCAGGCAGGGACAATTTTTCTCGCTTTAAATTGGCTCCACTTACATTTGGGAACAACATAGTTTAGCCTCCTTTGTCAATGTTTTGTCTGAATACATCTAAACTTTATTATAAAAGAAAGTTAATAAAAAGACAAATTATAGACAAAATATTGACAATACAAGATTTCTATGTTATAGTTTTACTATCGATCAACACCAATCGATCTTAACAATTTAGATGCAACTAGAAAATAAATTATTCATATGGTATTCACCATCAGGAGTTATGGTTATTCTATATGGTATTTTCTGCGGGCCAAATAGAATCAACCAACCGAACCAAAAAAACTGCACCGCAATATATGGTTTTAGTTCTATGAAAACACAAAGCATCTGGCAATTTCAAAAAATCCTCACCCGTCGCCTTTTTGTGTGGAGCGGCGTTAGTGTTGCCGCCGGGTTGGGTATGCAATCGGGGGGTGAGTTTTGGCGCGGCGTTGGCGCTCAGGCTATTGGGTGGGGCGCCATTGACGCTATCATTGCCTGGTTTGGCCAATACTCAGCCATAAGAAAACAAGCTAAATTGCCCGACCCGCAATCCCCAGTCGTGGTGGTTAAAGAAACACGCAACCTCCAACGTTTGTTGTGGGTTAACACCGTTCTAGATGTATTTTATGTAACGGGCGGTCTATTGTTGGCCTTGACCAAGGGAAAAACCAACCGCACCTGGCGCGGACACGGGTGGGGCATCATAATTCAGGGAGGATTTTTATTTCTGTTTGATCTGTATCATGCCCTGCGGCTGCCACCAAAGGAGATGAACCAGTGAACCGAATTCCAGTGCATATCAAACCCTTCCAAGGTGACGAACACCAGCCTTTTTACTGGAACGGTGGTCAACCGGCAGCATTGCTGGTACACGGATTTCCCGGCACTCCTGCCGATCCGCAAGTTCGACACGGTATCAGCAATTTCCTCCCCGACGTTGATCTGGATGATCCCGACGTACAAGCTGAAATTCGAGACTTCTCCATCCCCACCCGGATTTTTGAGCAATTGGCGCGCGTTGGCAATGAAGCCTATCGGGTAGCGCCGCACATCAATACACCAACATTGATTGTGCAGGGCACCCAGGATAACACCGTTCCGGCCCACCGTACCCGCCGTTTGTTACAACAATTGCCTGGCCCAGTCCATTACAAAGAAACAAACACCGGACACGATTTGACCCGTGCCGATGATCCCGGCTGGCCCGATGTGAGGCGAGCAGTCGTGTCATTTTCTCAAACCGTACTCATTGGGTAATAACCATGATCTCACTACCCATTGTACGCTATGTTTGGGATGAACCGGGCGTGCGTTGGGGTGTTATGGCTGGTGTAGTGTTGCAGACGATCACGGTTTTGTTTATTCTTTACAAGGCTTGGGGAGCGGTACGAACCATATTCACCGCTCTTGGCGTGAGTATCCTGGCCTGGTCTGCCGAAGCCATAGGCGCATCAACCGGATTATTGTTTGGCGCCTATCACTACACCGATAAACTACAACCGCAACTGGGCCATGTGCCGCTGCTGATCCCTCTGGCCTGGTTGATGATGCTCCCAGCCGCCTGGGCAGTGGCGCAGCGGCTCACCGGCTCAACTCACGGCTGGCGGTTTGTGGCAATCAGTGCCATGGCCCTAACGGCTTGGGATCTATTTTTAGACC
Encoded here:
- a CDS encoding alpha/beta hydrolase; the protein is MNRIPVHIKPFQGDEHQPFYWNGGQPAALLVHGFPGTPADPQVRHGISNFLPDVDLDDPDVQAEIRDFSIPTRIFEQLARVGNEAYRVAPHINTPTLIVQGTQDNTVPAHRTRRLLQQLPGPVHYKETNTGHDLTRADDPGWPDVRRAVVSFSQTVLIG
- a CDS encoding carotenoid biosynthesis protein, with the protein product MISLPIVRYVWDEPGVRWGVMAGVVLQTITVLFILYKAWGAVRTIFTALGVSILAWSAEAIGASTGLLFGAYHYTDKLQPQLGHVPLLIPLAWLMMLPAAWAVAQRLTGSTHGWRFVAISAMALTAWDLFLDPQMVAWGLWVWENPGGYFGIPWHNYLGWLAVSAIMTMLLRPPKLPLFPLLLIYTITWTLETIGLLAFWGLPGPALVGFVVMGLLVVLAWSTKQEETQWLPSSG